One window from the genome of Haloprofundus halobius encodes:
- a CDS encoding DoxX family protein — protein sequence MTQTTQNTFRSSIGGYTVTAEAHPLSAWFVLALRLMMGVAFTWAGVEKLVAPFDAGGYLTNVATTNGNPLAGLFAWMGATPWFVEFANVAVPWGELLIGLGLVFGAMTRLAAFFGAFMMLIFYFGNWSIEHGVINGDFAYMLVFLAVAAFGAERILGLDSYIEQYEVGGEPLIEKYPKLDYVLG from the coding sequence ATGACCCAAACGACCCAAAACACGTTCCGAAGCAGCATCGGCGGCTACACCGTCACCGCGGAGGCGCACCCGCTCAGCGCGTGGTTCGTCCTCGCGCTCCGCCTCATGATGGGCGTCGCGTTCACGTGGGCGGGCGTGGAGAAGCTCGTTGCGCCGTTCGACGCGGGCGGCTACCTGACGAACGTGGCCACGACGAACGGCAACCCGCTGGCGGGACTGTTCGCGTGGATGGGCGCCACGCCGTGGTTCGTCGAGTTCGCGAACGTCGCCGTCCCGTGGGGTGAACTCCTCATCGGCCTCGGACTCGTATTCGGGGCGATGACCCGCCTGGCGGCGTTCTTCGGCGCGTTCATGATGCTCATATTCTACTTCGGGAACTGGAGCATCGAACACGGCGTCATCAACGGCGACTTCGCCTACATGCTCGTGTTCCTCGCCGTCGCGGCGTTCGGCGCGGAGCGCATCCTCGGTCTCGACAGCTACATCGAACAGTACGAAGTCGGCGGCGAACCGCTCATCGAGAAGTACCCGAAACTCGACTACGTCCTCGGGTGA
- a CDS encoding NADH:flavin oxidoreductase, translating to MPRLEDPLDIGGLTVPNRLYRAPLLECAGNGDDAVETLVADLEPAAAAGAGLVCQGATVVRGDGGCAAPGMTRVHDPDFVTGLSALTDAIHAHGGTIAIQLEHGGLRSMETWHAGYRAANPGLQQLAVSRPPWPLRLLDRLGFLSYDTRVLSTGEVYELAADFGRSAAYAVDAGYDVVHLAGANMGIVQQFLSPFYNRRTDEFADGVRFLELVHDEIRERAGNVPLMTKVPAETEAPPFVRARLSAAEAVRICERLAHVGYDALVPVNASVFWDMSIVRGEFPARAWCDEQYRDGYAEAFGGRARAVLVALGNRVESLAYDFEPAWNATLCRQVRERVSVPVLAEGGIRDRREMDRLLGRDCDMVGMARPFYAEPELPARLLNASQETRVVCENCNNCAVPQATGESGVCRTPEVLRRAGELRKVGAYERSSRSEVE from the coding sequence ATGCCGCGGCTCGAAGACCCACTCGACATCGGTGGGCTCACCGTCCCAAACCGCCTCTACCGAGCGCCGCTTCTGGAGTGCGCCGGCAACGGCGACGACGCCGTCGAGACGCTCGTCGCCGACCTCGAACCCGCCGCGGCGGCGGGTGCTGGCCTCGTCTGTCAGGGCGCGACCGTCGTCCGCGGCGACGGCGGTTGCGCCGCGCCGGGGATGACGCGCGTCCACGATCCCGACTTTGTCACCGGCCTCTCGGCACTCACCGACGCGATTCACGCTCACGGCGGTACCATCGCCATCCAACTCGAACACGGCGGCCTGCGGAGCATGGAGACGTGGCACGCGGGCTACCGCGCCGCCAACCCCGGACTGCAACAACTGGCCGTCTCGCGGCCGCCGTGGCCGCTCCGACTGCTCGACAGACTCGGCTTTCTCAGCTACGACACGCGCGTGCTTTCGACCGGCGAAGTGTACGAATTGGCCGCGGACTTCGGCCGGTCGGCGGCGTACGCCGTCGACGCCGGCTACGACGTGGTCCACCTCGCCGGCGCGAACATGGGCATCGTCCAGCAGTTCCTCTCGCCGTTCTACAACCGCCGGACCGACGAGTTCGCGGACGGCGTCCGGTTTCTCGAACTCGTCCACGACGAGATTCGCGAGCGGGCGGGCAACGTGCCGCTGATGACGAAAGTGCCGGCCGAGACGGAAGCGCCGCCGTTCGTCCGTGCCCGTCTCTCCGCGGCCGAGGCCGTCCGAATCTGTGAGCGACTCGCCCACGTCGGCTACGACGCGCTCGTCCCGGTGAACGCCTCCGTATTCTGGGATATGAGCATCGTCCGCGGCGAGTTTCCGGCGCGGGCGTGGTGCGACGAGCAGTACAGAGACGGTTATGCGGAGGCGTTCGGCGGGCGGGCGCGGGCGGTACTCGTCGCGCTCGGCAACCGGGTGGAGTCGCTCGCGTACGACTTCGAACCGGCGTGGAACGCTACCCTCTGTCGACAAGTTCGAGAGCGCGTGAGCGTGCCGGTGCTCGCGGAGGGCGGGATTCGCGACCGACGAGAGATGGACCGGCTACTGGGTCGCGACTGCGACATGGTCGGGATGGCGCGGCCGTTCTACGCCGAACCCGAGCTGCCCGCGCGGTTGCTGAACGCGTCGCAGGAGACCCGCGTCGTCTGCGAGAACTGCAACAACTGCGCGGTGCCGCAGGCGACGGGCGAATCCGGCGTCTGTCGAACGCCGGAGGTACTCCGGCGAGCGGGCGAACTGCGCAAAGTGGGTGCGTACGAGCGGAGCAGCCGCTCGGAAGTCGAGTGA